A window of Miscanthus floridulus cultivar M001 chromosome 12, ASM1932011v1, whole genome shotgun sequence genomic DNA:
CACTTATTACATGAAATAGCATTGGAACTAATAAGCTTGGACAGAGCCTCATGACCGACGTGACCAAGGCGGCGATGCCATAGGGTGGTGGAGGACACGGCAGCAGTGAGGGCGGTGGTGCTGGGTGGTGTCGGCGGAAATAACGGGTAAAGATCATCCGTGCTATTACACCTGGCGATCACGCTCCGTGTCTGGAGGTCCTTCACAGAAAGGCCGAAAGGATCAAACTCGATAGAACAGTTATTATCGGTGGTGAAACGACAAACGGAAATTAAATTCTTAATAATGTTGGGTGAGACTAAAACATTAGAAAGAATTAAAGGACGTCGCGAAGTGGAAAAAAAGTGAGATTTGACGGAAGTAACGGGAAGCGAAGCTCCATTACCAACAATGATAGATGAAGGACTCGATGACAAGAGAGGATGAAATTATACCAGCATTGTTGACCATGTGAGCACCGGCGCCGGAGTCAACGTACCAGTCGCTTGAGCCTGGTGGAGTTAGCGACATGGTACTAAAGTTGCTGGTGAGGGACGATGTGTTGAAGGACCCTCTGTGCATGGGAGTCCATGCCTGCTGCTACGGTGGTGGCGTGGCGTAGGTCGGCTGCCCATAGCTGAATCCTAGGGGGCACCGAACCCCGGAGGGGCGCCATAGCCGTACAGTGCCAGGtagggctgctgctgtggctgggGCGTAGCCATGAGCGCCGCCTGCGGTGAGCGATATGGCCTCCTTGGAGCACTGCTGGAGGGTGGTGGGTGCGGCCAGAATTGCACCATGCCCGCCCACGTGTTGTAGAGTAGCGAGGGCGGACGAGGACCACCAGCAGCAGGTGCATCGGGCTGTTGTGGCTGTTGCTGCTTGCCGCCGCGGCCGTGGCGTCGCTAGCGATTGCCCTGGTTGCCACCGGAGTTGCCCTGGCCGCCACCAGAGCTGCTGCCGTGGCCAGGGGCACCACGGCCAGAGGGGACAGCGGAGCCGAACGAGTCGGCGATGAGGGCCGGCGACGCTGGAGCGGGTGGGAGGTCGGTGTCGGCGGCGACGTCGTTGAGGTCGATCTCCTCGAGAAGGAGCAGCGTGTGTGCCTCCACGAAGGTAGGGAACGGTTGTCGCAGCTTGATGTTGGTCACCATGGGGCGGAACTTGCCGCTGAGGCCGCGGAGCAGCGTGAGGACGAGGGTGCAGtcgccgaccagatcaccgaAGTCACGGAGGGTTGCGGCCATCGTCTCGAGGCGGCGGCAGAAGTCCATAATGGATGAAGACCCTTGTTTCATCGTGTGAAACTCGGCAGACAGCAGCAACGCGCGCGATTCGCGCTGGCCGAGGAATTCGTCCTCAAGGTGAAGCCAGGCGACGTGGGCGTTAGGGTTCTTTAGCATGGTGGACTGCTACAGATCGGTGTTGATCGTGCCGTAGATCCACGTGAGGACGGTGCAGTCCATCTGCACCCACGCCAGCCGATCGACGTTGACCATGTCGGTGAGAACGTGATCAGTGAGGGCATACTTGCCCAAGACGACGAGGAAGAGGGCACGCCAGCGGTTGTAGTTGTTGGCCGTGCGATCTAGGACCACCGGCACGAGCACCTTGATGTTGAGGACGGCAATGGCGGCGACGTGGACGTCGGCGTGCTTGGCCTCATAGGCGTCGAGGGCGGTGGTGCAGGCGGCTTCGTCTTGGCGGCGGCGGGCATCCTCGTCCTCGCGTTCGCGGGTGAGACGTTCGGCGTCAGTCTCCGCCATGGGATCGGATCCGGAGCAGGGCGACGTAGCGGAGGATCAGCGACGTCCGGTCCTTGCAACTGGAGGCAGCGGACGCGGACTGCAGGAACCGCGCGGACAGGATCACGTGCGACTGGAGGCTGCCTGTAGATCACGCACGAGCATGCAGCAGCAGACGCGTGATGTAGGCGACGTGCAGATCGCGATCGCGAGGGCCTCCAGGGGCGATGCGGGACCGACGACGCGCACGAGCAGGCCGGCGAGAACTCAAAGGCCGGCGAGCGTAGGGAGCCCAGTGACAGCGATGGCGGCCGACGATCGTGGGGATCGGCGACGGCGCGAGTTAGGGTTTGCGGAACCGTCTCATGATACCATGAAAGAATATGAATTGGGAAATACTCAATGTATTATTCAGGCATAGTCATTGTACATATATAGGCTCGGTGGGGAGTCATGATAGACAGGCCCACGAGCCCAATTACATTCCAACACTCTCCATCCCTCGTGGACCTGCCTGCCCTTGCCCGTTAGGAAGAAACACACAGGCGCGCAGGCACTGGCTACCGCGGGTGGCCAGGCGGCCTGGAGAGCTAGCCGTCGTTGGCTGGACCTAGGCCAGGCGCAGGCGCAGTTGGCTGCTGCTAAGCCGCACCACCATCCTCGCCCTCCAGCTTGCTGGAATTGGCCGTTCTCCCCGCTCTGTGTTGTGTTgtacggaagaagaagaagggtgaaaatcgcatgttgcaaaagtatgtttcaagtggttcaggtatgttgcaagtgctctatatcgatgttgcaaaagtagattgtgatgttgcacatgttgtaatggttatacacgtatgtttgaagtatatgttccaaatattttatctattccagatgtatgttgcaagtgtttatctagatattgcaaaagtatatctggacgatgcatatacatgcatgttacaaccatatgttttaagtgttttcaggtgtttcatatgtatgtttacgagtgttttatttgaatgttgcatatgtttgtaatTGGTTTTCAAATATTTTTTACGTGTTACGTTTGTTTCATGCATTTCATCTGtcttttttttatgttgcaactgttgcatctggttgtttcaaaagtagatcagtgTTGCATATATATAGAATGCCTATGGGAAGCGGCTGGCGGCACGGGCGATGTCTAGAGCGGCAGTGCTGGGCCTAGGATTTTTAACCTAGGTATTCAAAATGTAGAAGGGTGTTGGCAAGGGGCCCGCAGCCTGAGTTCGCCACGTTGCCGCTCCGCCGCCTAGCCGCCGCCAGCCACCCACATCGGTGCTGGGGTTTGGAGTTGGGGAAAATAATTTCGCAAtcgggaggagggaggagggaggagcagAAAGCGACGAGCGGTCGAGCGCGAGGGTGATGTAGAAACTGATTTCTGTGGTGCGGGTGTGAATTTGGGCTGCTGGCCTTATTGGGCCTTCGGGTGGGGGAAAAGAAAGAGCTGAAACATATCGTTTTGGGCTAATTGTTGAGTTAGTTTGACTGTATTTTCTTTTCTCCAATATACGTATTTAGGTTTATGCATTATATATATGATTTGTTTTTGCCAAAATATTTGGGTATTCAACTGAATACCCTTGAATTACTGTAGGCCCGCCCCTGCAGAGCGGCGCGGGCAACATCCAGGGCGGCACGGGTCCACTGCTGTTGTGTTCGCTTGCTCCCTATACGGGCATTGTCCGGACGGTATCGCCCTATGGAAAACAATAAGACACGTGTCGAACAGAAGAATAACTATAGTTCGCTGCCTCAGTTCCTCTCCAGCCAATGCAAAGCTACAATAATGGACTAGTGCCTACTCGAGCTTCATTGATCCGTGCAAACGGCACCTCAATGTGATTTCACGAGTCAATAACATAGCACATTTATTCGCTATCAACTATTCAACATGCACGCACTACTGTTAAgttacacccccccccccccccccccccctttcgcAGTTTCTTCTGAGACGTCGTCAAGCAGCAGGCACACACTCACTCGTCAAAAAGCTAATAAGCTTAAGCGCACGGTCAGATTCAGAGCCGGATCAGCGGGAAAAGCTTCTTCCACGACTTCCTCAACCTGTACGCGGTGAAGGCTGCCAGGTACTGCTTCGGAGCTTCTACGGGCGTCGGCACATGCTCGCCTGGACCCAGTTCGTCACCGTTCCAGAACCGCGCGTCTCGGCGCTTCTTCCGGACGGCGGCGAGCACGTCGTCGCGGTTGCAGATCCCCCACACCGTCACCTTCTGCTGGTGGTAGTCTACCTGAACCGAATGTATACCTGCAAAGCAATCCAGCAGAAGCACACGGTTGGTTAGCCTGATTTTCACTTGAGGATGCACAATGTTTTGTACGTAACGCACAGACTAGTTTAAGATCGAGTAAGCACCTTTCAGATGTGACAGCGCCTTCTTGATCTTCTTCTCGCACCCGTAGGAGTAGAGCGGCACCTTCATCTCCACATACTGCGCCTCGATCTTCCTCCCGGCCAGGACAATCTGCATGTCCGCCATCGGATGACTGTGCCAAGCTAGCTATCGCCAGGAACACCAACGAACTCAGAGAGCCTGAGCTGAACACTGCTCGAGCTAGAGATCGGTGTTCGGATAGCCGCAAGAACGGCCCGCGCGCGGGTTAATATACACGCACCAAAAAGGCAACGCCATGGATGTGGGACATGGGATGGGATGATCCTTGCATATCCTGGACATGGATGCATGCCAGCATGTGCGCGCGGCTGGTCCTCGCTTTTGAGGTTCCGATCCGTCGCCGTGCGCGCTTTTCGCCGACGGGTGGCCGGAGCGCACGAGAGGCTGTAGCTGATTCAGGGCTCAGACGCCACGGCCGCCGATTAGAAAAGAGGCGGCTAGTGGAGGGATTACGTGTAGTCAGTGGCGGCCTGT
This region includes:
- the LOC136495337 gene encoding copper transport protein ATX1-like, with amino-acid sequence MADMQIVLAGRKIEAQYVEMKVPLYSYGCEKKIKKALSHLKGIHSVQVDYHQQKVTVWGICNRDDVLAAVRKKRRDARFWNGDELGPGEHVPTPVEAPKQYLAAFTAYRLRKSWKKLFPLIRL
- the LOC136496047 gene encoding uncharacterized protein, which produces MLKNPNAHVAWLHLEDEFLGQRESRALLLSAEFHTMKQGSSSIMDFCRRLETMAATLRDFGDLVGDCTLVLTLLRGLSGKFRPMVTNIKLRQPFPTFVEAHTLLLLEEIDLNDVAADTDLPPAPASPALIADSFGSAVPSGRGAPGHGSSSGGGQGNSGGNQGNR